The Sphaeramia orbicularis chromosome 16, fSphaOr1.1, whole genome shotgun sequence genome window below encodes:
- the LOC115435446 gene encoding acidic leucine-rich nuclear phosphoprotein 32 family member E-like → MEMKKRISLELRNRNPAEVAELVVDNCRSSDGEVEGLTDEYSELEILSMVNVGLSSLAKLPKLPKLRKLEVSDNNIAGGLESLAEKCPALSYLNLSGNKIKELSSIKALQNLKTLKSLDLYSCEVTTLDDYRDNVFELLPQLTYLDGYDEEDNEVPDSENDDDDEAGPPGDDDDEDDEDDDEEGSEGDDDEVGLSYLMKEGIQDEEDDGDYVEEDDDDEEEVEDGDEDGAAVRGEKRKRDAEDEGDDDDDE, encoded by the exons ATGGAGATGAAGAAGAGGATTAGCCTGGAGCTGAGGAACAGAAATCCAGCCGAG GTTGCAGAGCTGGTGGTGGATAACTGTCGCTCCAGTGATGGGGAGGTGGAAGGTCTGACAGATGAGTACTCGGAGCTAGAGATCCTCAGCATGGTGAACGTTGGCCTCAGCTCGCTTGCCAAGTTGCCTAAACTGCCCAAACTGCGCAAG CTGGAGGTCAGCGATAACAACATCGCAGGAGGTTTGGAGTCATTGGCAGAGAAATGTCCTGCTCTGTCCTATCTGAACCTGAGCGGAAACAAAATCAAAGAGCTCAGCTCCATCAAGGCTCTG CAAAACCTGAAGACCCTGAAGAGTCTGGACCTGTACAGTTGTGAGGTGACCACGCTGGACGACTACAGAGATAATGTGTTCGAGTTGCTGCCGCAGCTCACATACCTGGACGGATATGACGAGGAGGACAACGAGGTGCCCGACTCAGAGAACG atgacgatgatgaagctGGTCCCCCTGGAGATGATgacgatgaggatgatgaggatgacgaTGAGGAAGGCTCTGAGGGGGATGACGATGAGGTCGGTCTGTCATACCTGATGAAGGAGGGAATCCAG GATGAAGAGGACGATGGAGACTATGTTGAAgaggatgacgatgatgaagaggAAGTGGAAGATGGAG ATGAGGATGGTGCTGCCGTTcgaggagagaagaggaagagggatgCTGAGGACGAaggtgacgatgatgatgatgaatag